A segment of the Symmachiella macrocystis genome:
AATCGATGCGATTGTCGCGGGGGCGAAGACTGTCGCCGGCGATGATCCGTTACTGACCGCACGACCGGTCGGCCCGCGCACCGCGACCCGCGTTGTCGTTGATTCGCAAGCGGAACTGCCGCTCAATTCGCAGCTGGTCAAGACCATTTCCGAAGCCCCCTTGCTGTTGGCGACGCGCCACGAAGCCGCGCCGCAGCGCGTGGAACAACTACAAACTGCGGGCGTAGAAGTGGTCCAATTCGCCTCCCCTGCGGGAACCGGCGTTCCACTTGGCGAGTTGTTGGATGAATTGGGGCGGCGGCAGATGACCAACGTGCTGTTCGAAGGGGGCGGAACCGTGCTGGGATCGTTGTTCGATGAACAGCTCGTCGATGAAGTACACGTGTTCGTCGCTCCCAAAATTGTGGGAGGCCTCTCCGCCATCACCCCGGTTGGTGGCCTGGGTCTGGAACAGATCCCTGCTCTGCCGTCGCTGAATATACCGTCGATGACCATCGTGGGCGGGGACGTTTATATTCACGGGCGTGTGAACCAAGCCGATGCCTGAATGCCGCCGGTTAGCGTCGCAATTTCGCACGACCGTAGTAGAATGGGCTTGCTATTCATCCAGCAACGGCTAAGAGTTTCTCAGCCATCCTTTTATAGAATTCGTCTCCCTATGCGTATTCAACCTATCGTGATTGCCTTGTTGTTCGCGGGAATCACAGCAACGGCGCTGCCGGCAGCTGAATTTGATGTGGTCATTTACGGAGGCACCTCCGCCGCCGTCACAGCCGCCGTCGAAGCCAAGCAATCGGGCAAATCGGTGGTGGTGGTTTCGCCGGATAAGCATCTAGGCGGACTGTCCAGCGGCGGACTGGGCTGGACCGATACCGGAAACAAAGCGGTCATCGGCGGATTGGCTCGTGAGTTCTATCACCGTGTGTGGAAACATTATCAAACCCCTGAGGCTTGGAAGTGGCAACCTCGCGAAGAGTATGGCGGACGCGGACAGGGAACCCCCGCCGTCGACGGCGCGCAGCGTACCATGTGGATTTTTGAACCCCATGCGGCCGAGTCGGTCTTTGAAGATCTGATTCGCGAACACAAAATCCCGATGCATCGCGATGAATGGCTTGACCGCGAGAACGGGGTCAAAAAAGAAGGCGCAAAGATCACTTCGATCACCACTCTCAGTGGCAAAACCTACAACGGGCAAATGTTTATTGACGCCACCTACGAAGGGGACCTGATGGCGGCCGCCGGCGTGGAATATACCATCGGCCGCGAGGCGAAAAGCCAATATGGCGAGCAGTGGAACGGTGTGCAAACCGGCGTGCTGCATCACAAACACCACTTTGGTGCGGTGAAAACGCCAATCAGCCCGTACCGCATTCCCGGTGATCCACAGAGCGGCTTGCTCCCGCGGATCAGTCCGCAGCCGCCGGGGGAATATGGGGCAGCAGACAAAAAGATTCAAGCGTACTGCTTCCGCATGTGCCTGACGGACGATCCGCAAAACCGGGTGCCGTTCCCCAAACCGGAAGGTTACGACCCGGCGCAATACGAACTACTCGTGCGGATTTTCAATGCGGGTTGGCGAGAGACGTTTAACAAATTCGACCCCATTCCCAATCACAAAACCGACACCAACAACCACGGCCCGATGAGCACCGACAATATCGGTTACAACTACGACTACCCGGAAGCGTCGTATGAGCGGCGACGCGAAATTATCGCCGAGCATGAAACCTATCAAAAAGGGTGGCTGTATTTCATCGCCCACGATCCACGCGTCCCCAAAGAGGTTCAACAGGAGATGCAACAATGGGGATTGGCGGAAGACGAATTCGTCGACAACGGTCATTGGCCGCACCAAATCTATGTCCGCGAAGCCCGTCGCATGGTGGGCGATTTCGTGATCACCGAAAACGAACTGCTCAACAAACCACCGATCCCCGATTCGGTCGGCATGGGGTCGTATGGCATGGATTCACACAACGTGCAGCGGTACGTCACGCCGGACGGGCATGTGCAAAACGAAGGTGACATCGGCCGTTCCACCCGCGGACCGTACCAAATCGCCTATCGCGCGCTGGTCCCCAAACGGGGCCAATGCGACAATTTGTTGGTCCCGGTCTGCGTCTCCAGTTCGCACATCGCCTTCGGCTCCATCCGTATGGAACCGGTCTTCATGATCCTCGGCCAATCCACCGCCACGGCAGCGGTGATGGCGATCGACGAAGGATTAACCGTGCAAGATGTCTCCGCAGTAAAACTGCAAAAAGAATTGCTGAAACGCGGACAAGTTCTTGAAATTCCAGCAGAGTGAACGCACGCCAGTTGAGCGCCTGGCGGCTTCGCTACAAAAACTAAAAGATGAACCACGAAAAAAACGAAAGACACGAAAACGATAAAAAAGAAGACTAGAAATAACCCCTTTCTTTTTTCGTGTATTTCGTGCCTTTCGTGGTTATTTTTTTCAAACCCACTCCAGACGCCGCTTAACGCACAACCAAGTCATTAGTTTTTCGGCTTAAAGGTCCACCAGTATGTCATCTACCATCATCGCCGGTCGTTTTGTGAATCCCGAACGGGAATGGACCGGGCAAATCCGACTTGAAGGCGACACGATTGTCGAAGTTGGTGAGCGACTCGGGACGCCGGATGTGGAATTCGGTGAGGACTGCTATGTCTTTGCCGGGATGGGAGATATTCATATTCATGCCCGCGATGACCAGAGTGAGACGCAAACCTATAAAGAAGATTTCCGCACCGCCGCAGCCGCGGCTGTGAATGGTGGGGTCGTGCAAGTCGCCGATATGCCCAACAATCCGGTAGCGCCGATTGATGATGCTTCATATCGGGCGAAGCAGCAGCATCTGGCGGCGCGCGATGTGCCGATACAAGTCACGCTTTACGCAGGAATCGGTCCCGGGACGCGGCCGCTGTCATTTGCCGTGCCGTATAAGGCCTACATGGGGCCGAGTGTGGGGGATTTATTTTTCTCGACGTTAGCAGATTTGGATGAAACCCTCGCGCATTATCGTGGGCAGTGCGTGAGTTTTCATTGCGAGGATCCCGAACTGCTCGAACAACACAAATCAGCCGCGACGCACGAACAACGACGACCGGCAGAGTGCGAACTTTCAGCGACGCGGTTTGCGCTACAGATGATCGAAAAATATGAACTGCGCGGCAAGCTGTGCCATTATTCCGTGGGCGAAGGGCTGCCGTTGATACGTGCGGCGCGTGCCAAGGGGTTGGACGTGACGTGCGAAGTGACGCCGCACCATTTGTATTACGATGTTTCTGATCTCACCGACGAAAACCGCGGATGGATGCAAATGAATCCCCCCTTGCGAGACATTGCCGACCGCAAGGCGATGCTGGCCGCACTCCGGGACGGGACGTTGGATTATCTGGCCACCGATCACGCGCCGCACACGCTGGAAGAAAACACCGCCGGCATTTCCGGGCAGCCACACTTGGATACCTACGGCGAATTCGTCACCTGGTTGATAGCCGAGCAAGGTTTTACCGCCGGGCAGGTCGCCGCGTTTTGTGCGGAGAACCCAGGTCGGTTTGTGAATCCTTATACAGCACCGCTAAAATTCGGTCGCATCGAGCCGGGATATGTCGCATCACTGACGGTATTAAATCTCGCCCGCCCCACAACCATCCGCCGCGAGGACCTCAAAACCAAATGCGGCTGGTCCCCCTTCGAGGGAGTCACCTTCCCCGGCAGCATCGAAGCCGTCTACGTCCGTGGCGAATGTCTCAAATAAACAATTCCAAACCGAGGACTTGTCGTATTCGACGGGCATGATGTCGGCAGGCATGATTTTCAAACGGCGACATAGAATTTCGAGGACCGCATCACCCCCCGTTAAATCCACCACCCCGGAACGCCGCCGCGAAAAACCCCAAAGGGGTTTCACATCATAGCCCAGGGTAAGCGGCAAAGCCGCGCCACCCTGGGAATGAAAGCCGACATCAAACAAACCCTGAAAGGGTTTTTCAATCGTTGGGCTGACTGGCGATCCCTCCGCATTACAGTCGCAAAAAGATTTTGTTGCGGTAGAGCACATACAAGAACAACCAGACCAGAAAAATTTCGCCGCCGGCCCACATCGCGGGGTGGATTTTGTGTTGGCCTCGCTGGAAGAGCAACTCAAAGATGGCGGGGAAGTCGACGAATTCGCGGACCATATAAATCGTGATTGCGTTCATGCCGATCACGATGAAGGGAAAGGCCAATTTTTTCCAGCCCCAAACATCGACAAACAAATACGAAATCGATAAAGCGATACAACTCCAGCCGGTTGTGTACAACACAAACGAACTGGTCCACAGGTTTTTGTTGATCGGAAACCAAGGGTTCCACAATCGAGCCAAGGCAACACAGGCGACGCCGGCGGCAAAGAGCGTGATCGTTTTCT
Coding sequences within it:
- a CDS encoding amidohydrolase family protein; its protein translation is MSSTIIAGRFVNPEREWTGQIRLEGDTIVEVGERLGTPDVEFGEDCYVFAGMGDIHIHARDDQSETQTYKEDFRTAAAAAVNGGVVQVADMPNNPVAPIDDASYRAKQQHLAARDVPIQVTLYAGIGPGTRPLSFAVPYKAYMGPSVGDLFFSTLADLDETLAHYRGQCVSFHCEDPELLEQHKSAATHEQRRPAECELSATRFALQMIEKYELRGKLCHYSVGEGLPLIRAARAKGLDVTCEVTPHHLYYDVSDLTDENRGWMQMNPPLRDIADRKAMLAALRDGTLDYLATDHAPHTLEENTAGISGQPHLDTYGEFVTWLIAEQGFTAGQVAAFCAENPGRFVNPYTAPLKFGRIEPGYVASLTVLNLARPTTIRREDLKTKCGWSPFEGVTFPGSIEAVYVRGECLK
- a CDS encoding FAD-dependent oxidoreductase; this translates as MRIQPIVIALLFAGITATALPAAEFDVVIYGGTSAAVTAAVEAKQSGKSVVVVSPDKHLGGLSSGGLGWTDTGNKAVIGGLAREFYHRVWKHYQTPEAWKWQPREEYGGRGQGTPAVDGAQRTMWIFEPHAAESVFEDLIREHKIPMHRDEWLDRENGVKKEGAKITSITTLSGKTYNGQMFIDATYEGDLMAAAGVEYTIGREAKSQYGEQWNGVQTGVLHHKHHFGAVKTPISPYRIPGDPQSGLLPRISPQPPGEYGAADKKIQAYCFRMCLTDDPQNRVPFPKPEGYDPAQYELLVRIFNAGWRETFNKFDPIPNHKTDTNNHGPMSTDNIGYNYDYPEASYERRREIIAEHETYQKGWLYFIAHDPRVPKEVQQEMQQWGLAEDEFVDNGHWPHQIYVREARRMVGDFVITENELLNKPPIPDSVGMGSYGMDSHNVQRYVTPDGHVQNEGDIGRSTRGPYQIAYRALVPKRGQCDNLLVPVCVSSSHIAFGSIRMEPVFMILGQSTATAAVMAIDEGLTVQDVSAVKLQKELLKRGQVLEIPAE